Genomic DNA from Gimesia aquarii:
GATCAAGCCAGCTGAGTACGAGCCAGGTTAAAAAAAATCTCGGGTCCTCCTGAGGGGGCCCGGGGCCGCGCGCGGTTCCCTAATCGCACTTTTTTGGTTTCAAAATGAAATTTTAAGTGACTTCTTCTTCTTCCGATTAAATTGATGGGCAAAAAATCAGCAAAGCGATCGTCCAAAAGAGCCACTTCAAAACGCACCACCTCAAAAACGAAAAAAACAGCTAAAAAACAGGCTCCAGTGAAAAAAACGGAGCCGGTCAAATGTGTCATTGGATTCACTGCTGCTGCCGAACGATGGGACGTTAGCGACAAGACGATCCAGAACTGGATCAAAAAGGGACTTCCGGTTAGTGGAACTCAACGAAAGCGAGTTTTCGACGTTTCTGAGTGTGATGCGTGGGTGGCATCTTATCGCGATGAGAAAGCAGACAGAGAATCCCAGAAGCTCAACGAAGAACTCAAAAAAGAGAAGCTGCTCCAGGAGAAATTGAAGCGAAAGGATCTGGAGCGTAAAGATTTAATCGCAGATGAAAAACTGATCAGTCGGGAAGAATACGAGTTGTTTGCTGCGGAATGTGTGATCGAGGCCCGCGACCAGATGTTGACACTACCAAAGGAGATGCGGCGGCATCTCTGCAAAAAGTGTCAGTCAAAAGTGAAAGAGATGCAAACAATGATTGAGCAGGCATTGCAGCGGTTATCTGAAATCGAAGAGGGACCGAAAAAATGATCGCGCAAACTCCCAATCCCTTAAACGAAGGAGATGGACCAATGGCCGAACAGATTAACAAGTCTGACAAAAAGGGTCCGGTAAATCATAAAAAACCGCGTCGTGGAGATGCTTGTCCGAACAAAAAATGTACGGGGAAACTAAGCAGCTACTCACAATCACGTACAGCAAGTGGCAGGATTTATTTTCTTTCCTGCGCTCGTTGTAATTTCAAACCTAAAAACAATAAAGAGTTCAAAAAGTTCGTATAACGTTTTTGCTCAAATCAAGTAAGACGCTATATCGAAATCAAAGCAGCACTACCGCTCAGCTGTCTGCGTGTATTTAATCACGTCCGAGCCAAAAAGAGTAATGGCACACTCAAAACTTATGCCAAGTAGTTGAAACCATTCCTGGAACAGTTTAAGGATCGCAAATTTACCAAGATTGAACCGTCTGAGGTTGAGGAGTACTTTGATGACATCAATCTCAAATCTGGCGGAGGATTCTGTTTCAAAGGTTTGATTAGTTGTGACAAGGGCAGGGGAGCTCGTTCTCCGCATAAAGGATATTTTAACTACCAATGCGAATACATACCGTGGGGAACCAAGGGAGCTGATGCAGCGACTGGTTCAATGTGCGCCGACCGGCGGAATCACCCTGGATCCGTTTTGCGGATCCGGAACGACATTAGTGGCCTCCGCTTTGGAAGGTCACCAGGCAATCGGTTTTGAAGCCTCTGAAGAATATCGTGAAATTTCCGCTCGACAGATCGAAGCTGCTCAACGGGGAAAATTATTAAAATTCGAACGCAAGATCACAGTTGAATTTTCATAGAAGAAATCAAAAGGCAAACTGCAAGACAGTGAACATAAGAAAAGTACCCCAGCCGATATATGTGGTGAAAAATGCCATGTGACTAGATTTAGGATCTAGTGCCGCGAGGCGTGCAGGTTCAAGTCCTGTCATCCCCAATGAACGATTCGAAAAAGACTTAGGGCTTTTTGCCCTGAGTCTTTTTTTGTGTGCAGCTCTTCTGGTGTAACCATAGTGTAACGGGATTGTGTCGACGTTGCTGTGTAATTAATGGACTTTTCGAGGGCAATAATTAATTTGGAAATAGTGCTTGTCGAATTCAAAAGTCTCTTCAAAAACCGTTTGGTTTACAACTTAGACACCTTCATAATAGTCGTTCATTTTTATCAGTAATGCTTTTAACCATACTCTCTCCTTTTTGAAAAAAGTGAAATATCAGCGAACAAATTACTTCCAAATACCTCTCTATATATAATGGATTTTTGATTTTTACTGTTATTATATTTGTGATAAATATGCAGATTATTTACGAAACTCATCTTGAGTTTGAGGGTTTTGCCTTTTATCCTTTTTCTTCACACAAAAACACGCAGGCACACGATAATGTATTGTGTTTATTGAAATGCTTCACTTCTTCTACTCAAGGACGAGCCACTTCAATTTTAGTTGCATTATCACCTTTCTGTCACTTTGACAAACAATGAATTGAAAGATTCAGTAGAAAGGCTGAATTCCTGAAGGTGCGTCTCTTCAATTAAAAAGAGGCACTTCTAAGGAGTAAGGTACGCGCAAAGCTTTTCTACTTTTAGCCTGAATAGCAGCACTGAAGGACTACGTGCCATGGTACTAAAAGACTGGTTATATTCGTTACGTCACTCATTTAGATATGGTTCCCCCGTTCGTTCTCGTCGCTCAAGCCGACGCAGAAAGAAGCACACATTTCAATATGTCGC
This window encodes:
- a CDS encoding terminase small subunit is translated as MGKKSAKRSSKRATSKRTTSKTKKTAKKQAPVKKTEPVKCVIGFTAAAERWDVSDKTIQNWIKKGLPVSGTQRKRVFDVSECDAWVASYRDEKADRESQKLNEELKKEKLLQEKLKRKDLERKDLIADEKLISREEYELFAAECVIEARDQMLTLPKEMRRHLCKKCQSKVKEMQTMIEQALQRLSEIEEGPKK
- a CDS encoding DNA methyltransferase; this translates as MQRLVQCAPTGGITLDPFCGSGTTLVASALEGHQAIGFEASEEYREISARQIEAAQRGKLLKFERKITVEFS